A DNA window from Hydractinia symbiolongicarpus strain clone_291-10 chromosome 6, HSymV2.1, whole genome shotgun sequence contains the following coding sequences:
- the LOC130648069 gene encoding uncharacterized protein LOC130648069: MERVESYENEKVLKEVWSREYQDIIIESRQHGEEDIEMEFEKQQQLYTKYSKIYDTVLRITEVYAPYRLAEKINDLYKDNKDIKILDFGCGTGPVADNLKTFGFTDIDGADCNQDLLDMAREKNVMKKLFVGRGVEGLLDIPSDTYDVVCATGVFFGAVSYPGTECFEEISRIIKSGGQLIILAKYSYLTESYIDYDRIKKLEEKGVMKSLPYEIYAGYRTRYECESDPKSRAIFMRYAVL; encoded by the coding sequence ATGGAGCGTGTTGAAAGTTATGAAAACGAAAAGGTGCTTAAAGAAGTATGGTCCAGAGAATATCAGGATATAATTATTGAAAGTCGACAACATGGAGAAGAAGATATAGAGATGGAATTTGAAAAGCAACAGCAGTTGTATacaaaatattctaaaatttacgATACCGTTTTACGTATTACTGAAGTGTATGCTCCATACAGGCTTGCTGAGAAGATCAACGACTTATATAAAGATAATAAAGACATAAAGATATTAGATTTTGGATGTGGGACAGGTCCAGTGgcagataatttaaaaacattcgGTTTCACTGATATTGACGGTGCTGATTGCAATCAGGATTTGTTGGACATGGCCCGTGAAAAAAACGTGATGAAGAAATTGTTCGTAGGTAGAGGTGTGGAGGGGCTTCTCGACATTCCATCGGATACCTATGATGTTGTTTGCGCCACAGGCGTATTTTTCGGTGCTGTGTCATATCCTGGTACTGAGTGTTTCGAAGAGATTTCTCGAATTATCAAGAGTGGTGGCCAATTAATTATCTTAGCAAAATACAGTTATTTAACTGAATCCTATATAGATTACGACAGGATTAAAAAGTTGGAGGAAAAGGGCGTAATGAAGTCACTTCCCTACGAGATTTACGCTGGGTATAGAACGCGTTACGAATGTGAATCGGATCCGAAAAGTCGGGCTATTTTTATGAGATACGCAGTACTATGA